A region from the Chitinophaga sp. Cy-1792 genome encodes:
- a CDS encoding MauE/DoxX family redox-associated membrane protein, with amino-acid sequence MKKAFIIELVSLLFAILFLYTGIMKLREYDVFRSVIETTPILRPIAVPLAWGLPIAELILCLLLLIPATRIKALYGSFVLMILFTGYITALLLFSPHLPCSCGGVLESMTWTQHLIFNIVFILLAGYALLLHKQLNKNTVAL; translated from the coding sequence ATGAAAAAAGCATTCATTATTGAACTAGTATCGTTGCTCTTTGCAATCCTTTTTTTATATACAGGCATCATGAAACTAAGAGAATATGACGTATTCCGTTCAGTGATAGAAACAACACCAATACTGCGTCCGATAGCCGTGCCTTTAGCCTGGGGATTGCCAATAGCAGAATTGATCTTATGCCTGTTGCTGCTGATTCCGGCAACAAGAATTAAGGCATTGTATGGTTCGTTTGTACTGATGATACTTTTCACCGGCTATATCACTGCCTTACTGCTGTTTAGTCCACACCTGCCATGCAGCTGCGGCGGTGTTCTGGAATCAATGACCTGGACCCAGCACCTCATTTTTAATATCGTATTTATCTTGCTGGCAGGTTATGCCCTGCTGCTCCATAAACAGCTCAATAAGAATACAGTGGCGTTATAA
- a CDS encoding helix-turn-helix transcriptional regulator: MRRDVFQAIADPTRRDIIQLLAGKPQNLNSIADNFDISRPAISKHIKILTECGLVIIQAEGRERYCHVSLGGLRQVAEWTNQYREFWNEKLDALGDFLAEEKKNKRKK; encoded by the coding sequence ATGAGAAGAGATGTATTCCAGGCGATAGCCGACCCTACAAGAAGGGATATCATACAGCTGCTGGCGGGAAAGCCGCAGAACCTCAACAGCATTGCGGACAATTTTGATATCAGCAGACCGGCCATCAGCAAGCATATTAAAATACTGACCGAATGCGGCCTGGTAATTATCCAGGCAGAGGGCAGAGAACGATATTGTCATGTTAGTCTGGGCGGACTCAGGCAGGTAGCCGAATGGACGAATCAGTACCGGGAGTTTTGGAATGAGAAATTGGATGCATTGGGTGATTTTCTGGCAGAAGAAAAGAAGAACAAGCGCAAAAAATAA
- a CDS encoding TMEM175 family protein — protein MNKARLEAFSDGVIAIIITIMVLEIKVPHGAEWSDLFKNYPVFLSYILSFMYVGIYWCNHHHLLHTVKHVTSGILWANMHLLFWLSLVPFVTGWMGENHFAPHPITAYAIVMICCGTAFAILQYAIKKANPEQGELGIALSKLRFKAWISVGCYILAIGAAFVSNILSGILFLMVAVLWFVPSKGVEKALEE, from the coding sequence ATGAATAAAGCCCGGCTGGAAGCCTTCAGTGATGGCGTTATTGCCATCATCATTACCATTATGGTCCTTGAAATTAAAGTGCCGCATGGTGCAGAATGGTCGGACCTGTTTAAGAATTATCCTGTATTCCTGAGCTACATCCTTAGTTTCATGTACGTAGGCATTTACTGGTGTAATCACCATCATCTGCTGCATACGGTGAAACATGTTACCTCCGGCATACTCTGGGCCAATATGCACCTCCTGTTCTGGTTGTCGCTGGTGCCTTTTGTTACCGGCTGGATGGGAGAAAATCACTTCGCACCACATCCCATTACCGCCTATGCCATCGTGATGATCTGTTGCGGTACCGCCTTCGCCATTTTACAATACGCCATTAAAAAAGCGAACCCCGAACAGGGAGAACTCGGTATTGCATTGTCGAAGCTCCGTTTCAAAGCATGGATATCCGTTGGATGCTATATACTGGCCATCGGAGCGGCTTTTGTAAGTAATATACTCTCCGGAATACTATTCCTGATGGTAGCTGTTTTGTGGTTTGTGCCTTCGAAAGGAGTGGAGAAAGCCCTGGAAGAATAA
- a CDS encoding SMI1/KNR4 family protein: MNDIRELIELLKRDWEKPRITFEMTGDHPPFTSECYFPEEIAWVPDGYPVVVPPDLHYFWRSTSTAKLFFCRNYGQWGLEILDPVAALNVTRKEQADLVYTRYVSTDLIIGNFLGDSDRLVVDCSPENFGKIIVSTGIGKRKDWFRVADSFKDFFNRYVAAEGSKYWEDELIPGVGER; encoded by the coding sequence ATGAATGACATAAGAGAACTGATTGAACTGTTAAAGCGGGATTGGGAAAAGCCCCGCATTACATTCGAAATGACAGGTGATCATCCGCCATTTACAAGCGAATGTTATTTTCCGGAAGAAATTGCCTGGGTACCTGATGGATACCCTGTGGTGGTGCCTCCGGATTTGCATTACTTCTGGAGAAGCACAAGTACAGCAAAGTTGTTCTTCTGCAGGAATTATGGCCAGTGGGGGCTTGAAATCCTGGACCCTGTGGCGGCGCTCAATGTCACCAGGAAAGAACAGGCGGATCTGGTATATACGCGGTACGTTAGCACAGACCTGATCATAGGCAATTTTTTGGGTGATAGCGACCGCTTGGTGGTAGACTGTTCCCCGGAAAATTTTGGAAAAATTATTGTTTCAACTGGTATAGGCAAACGTAAAGATTGGTTCCGGGTGGCTGATTCATTTAAAGATTTTTTCAACCGCTATGTTGCAGCAGAAGGAAGTAAGTATTGGGAAGATGAGTTAATCCCGGGCGTCGGCGAAAGATAA
- a CDS encoding porin family protein, producing the protein MKKITLVLTVLCCSSFAQAQFRVGVKAGVGASYHSKFKTTDTYFSFPPLDNYLNGHQASYYAGVTADWQLSGHLSLQPSLLYSVKGGKTGITNYISIADYPMPVDQKGEDRLHYLELPVTLLYKHKLGSGKAFAGAGLYQAMYLDGSKKGDFSIREWPKYKQPIPQDGGDVFEGRRGPLYDGNQADAKLWDTGANFTAGYELPFGVQLALNYSLGFNETYYGKNRVYSLSVSYLLHK; encoded by the coding sequence ATGAAGAAAATCACACTTGTACTTACTGTTCTCTGCTGCAGTTCTTTCGCGCAAGCCCAGTTCCGTGTGGGCGTAAAAGCCGGTGTTGGTGCATCCTATCATTCTAAATTTAAAACAACAGACACCTACTTTTCTTTTCCACCACTGGATAATTATTTAAATGGGCATCAGGCCTCCTATTATGCAGGTGTAACAGCCGACTGGCAATTATCCGGTCATCTGAGTCTGCAGCCATCGTTGTTATATAGTGTCAAAGGCGGAAAAACCGGTATCACCAATTATATTTCCATTGCGGATTACCCTATGCCGGTAGATCAAAAGGGAGAAGACCGGCTTCATTACCTGGAATTACCTGTCACCCTGCTATATAAACACAAGCTTGGCTCAGGCAAAGCATTTGCCGGTGCGGGATTATACCAGGCCATGTATCTCGACGGCAGCAAGAAAGGGGACTTTTCTATCCGGGAGTGGCCTAAATACAAGCAACCTATTCCACAGGATGGCGGCGATGTTTTCGAAGGCAGACGCGGACCTTTGTATGATGGCAATCAGGCGGATGCCAAGCTTTGGGACACCGGCGCCAACTTCACCGCAGGCTATGAATTACCTTTCGGCGTGCAACTGGCATTGAATTACAGTCTCGGTTTCAATGAAACCTACTATGGTAAAAACCGCGTGTATTCACTCAGCGTTAGTTATCTGCTGCACAAATAA
- a CDS encoding AsmA-like C-terminal region-containing protein, with protein MKTGKRILRIAGITLAALLLIIAIAAGILYSQQQRLTQMAVKELNKQFTGELVLGSSNINPFAHFPYISIVLHDVKFYANKKMDTPPMYQVEKLFVGFSLPDILRQHYKVRILVLNNGEVHINRKTNGNLDIVEAHTLPAATTTPADTAAEAMIIDLRKIVLKNILVTYHDDAGGYKVKTHLDKVTTGFSMNAEHMALDLESKMELDFISKTDTTLFRNKHLALNISGDYHLNKKLLQLQKANIKLEDASLDIKGSASLAAQTNVDLSIKGDRPDLNLLFAMVPADIASRMTQYRRDGRVFFDGTIKGQVDKTHMPAIDVHFGCENVWFENKNVSRKLDSLGFRGYYTNGPEHSLKTSELHILDMNARPGKGVFKGNFIMKDFTDPHIIMQLYSELNIRFIGEFLGIKDLEQIEGDIRLNMNFRELVDMQVPEKSLAKLKDGVQSELTVTNLAFRIPNYPLPVRNMNVHAMVKDGSLQLDTLNFKIGQSDLAASGSLSDLPAIFHKQSKPVRVTFQVNSNKVLPGELMLADTTHKRLREEVISGFRLALAFETSVNELLHPNPLPKGVFKIEELSSSFKQYPHSLHDFAADVTIGDTSLLVKNFSGNIDSSNFAFKGRLTNYALWFDKIKKGQTEFAFDLKSDRLAVNDLISSKGRQFIPQGYWYEQTNNLWLRAKLQMKYDTVFKRVDAHIANISGTLKQHPIQLENIKGRIRYGTNKYLVVDTLTGKVGQSDFDINLQLFAGPDRKGNKRNNLFSIKSKYLNVDEMMNYDFSDHKEEEAATTVRTTTVRENDSLHASGFNIFKIKFSNFDVSADVGKIRYHKLWIKNLAANIHMQEDQKIKIDTIDLLMAGGHIGMRGVLNASDPQKLYFRSSIGLDTVNLSKMLLKFDNFGQDMILNKNLQGTLSGRIKSNIKLHPDLTPRLDETKAVMDIEIRNGSLIDFGPMQAMASYFKDKNLRMIRFDTLRNKLNFEKAMLEIPNMSINSSIGYIEISGKQALDLTMAYQLRVPMKMVTSVGFQALFGKKQEEVDADQVDAIESLDKGKKGRFMHLNISGTPDKYHISLGKKKK; from the coding sequence ATGAAAACAGGCAAAAGAATTTTAAGGATAGCAGGAATAACTTTAGCGGCATTATTACTAATAATAGCCATCGCAGCAGGTATCCTCTATAGCCAGCAACAGCGCCTTACCCAAATGGCGGTAAAGGAACTAAACAAACAATTTACGGGTGAGCTGGTGCTGGGAAGCAGCAACATCAATCCGTTCGCACATTTCCCCTATATCTCCATCGTATTGCATGATGTAAAATTCTATGCAAACAAAAAGATGGACACACCACCCATGTACCAGGTGGAAAAGCTATTTGTGGGTTTCAGTCTGCCCGATATACTCCGGCAGCACTATAAGGTACGTATCCTTGTTCTTAATAACGGGGAAGTACATATCAACAGGAAGACGAACGGCAACCTGGACATCGTAGAGGCGCATACGCTCCCTGCGGCAACCACCACACCTGCGGATACGGCTGCTGAAGCAATGATCATTGACCTGCGTAAAATTGTGCTGAAAAATATACTCGTCACCTACCACGATGATGCCGGCGGCTATAAGGTTAAAACGCACCTGGACAAGGTAACCACCGGCTTCAGTATGAATGCGGAGCATATGGCACTGGACCTGGAGAGTAAGATGGAGCTGGATTTCATCAGCAAAACGGATACTACGCTGTTCCGCAATAAACACCTTGCCCTGAATATCTCCGGTGATTACCATCTTAATAAAAAATTACTGCAACTGCAAAAGGCGAATATCAAACTGGAAGATGCCAGTCTGGATATCAAAGGCAGCGCCTCCCTGGCGGCACAGACCAACGTAGACCTGTCTATCAAAGGAGACCGGCCTGACCTCAACCTGCTGTTTGCCATGGTGCCTGCAGACATTGCATCGCGCATGACACAGTACCGTCGCGATGGCCGTGTATTCTTTGACGGTACCATCAAAGGGCAGGTAGACAAAACGCATATGCCGGCCATAGACGTGCATTTTGGCTGTGAAAATGTGTGGTTCGAAAATAAGAACGTCAGCAGAAAACTGGACTCGCTTGGGTTCAGGGGCTACTATACCAATGGCCCGGAGCACTCTCTCAAAACCTCAGAGCTGCATATACTGGACATGAATGCCCGTCCGGGAAAAGGGGTATTCAAAGGGAATTTCATCATGAAGGATTTTACCGATCCGCATATCATCATGCAACTGTATTCTGAACTGAATATCCGTTTTATCGGTGAATTCCTGGGTATCAAAGACCTGGAACAGATCGAGGGGGATATCCGCCTTAACATGAACTTCCGGGAGCTGGTAGATATGCAGGTGCCGGAGAAGAGCCTGGCCAAACTGAAAGACGGCGTGCAGAGTGAGCTGACCGTTACCAACCTGGCTTTCCGCATCCCGAATTATCCATTGCCGGTACGGAACATGAACGTACATGCCATGGTAAAGGATGGCAGTCTGCAACTGGATACCCTCAACTTCAAAATAGGACAGAGCGACCTGGCCGCCAGCGGCTCTCTGAGCGATCTTCCGGCGATTTTCCATAAACAGTCCAAGCCGGTACGTGTCACCTTCCAGGTGAATTCCAACAAGGTACTGCCCGGGGAACTGATGCTGGCAGATACCACGCATAAACGCCTGCGGGAAGAAGTTATCAGTGGTTTCCGCCTGGCGCTGGCATTCGAAACCAGCGTGAATGAACTGTTACATCCCAACCCACTGCCTAAAGGCGTGTTTAAAATTGAAGAGCTCTCCTCTTCTTTTAAACAGTATCCGCATAGTCTGCACGACTTTGCTGCCGATGTTACCATCGGAGATACCAGCCTTTTGGTAAAAAATTTCTCCGGAAATATCGACAGCAGCAACTTTGCCTTTAAAGGGCGGCTCACCAACTATGCGCTGTGGTTCGATAAAATTAAAAAGGGACAGACAGAATTCGCGTTTGACCTGAAATCGGACAGGTTAGCGGTCAATGACCTGATCAGCTCCAAAGGACGTCAGTTTATTCCCCAGGGTTACTGGTACGAACAAACGAATAACCTCTGGCTTCGCGCCAAACTGCAAATGAAGTACGATACTGTTTTCAAACGTGTAGACGCACATATCGCCAATATCAGCGGCACATTGAAACAGCATCCTATTCAGCTTGAAAATATTAAAGGCCGTATCAGGTACGGCACCAACAAATACCTGGTGGTGGATACCCTTACCGGTAAAGTCGGGCAGAGTGATTTCGATATCAACCTGCAACTCTTCGCCGGCCCAGACAGAAAAGGCAACAAACGCAATAATCTCTTCTCTATAAAATCAAAATACCTGAATGTAGATGAAATGATGAACTATGACTTTTCAGATCATAAGGAAGAGGAAGCAGCTACCACCGTACGTACTACTACGGTGAGAGAAAATGATAGTCTGCATGCCTCCGGGTTCAACATCTTCAAAATCAAGTTCAGCAATTTTGATGTTTCGGCAGACGTCGGAAAGATCAGGTACCATAAGCTATGGATCAAAAATCTTGCTGCCAATATCCATATGCAGGAAGACCAGAAAATAAAGATCGATACGATTGACCTGCTGATGGCCGGCGGGCATATAGGCATGCGCGGTGTCCTCAACGCCAGCGATCCGCAGAAACTGTATTTCAGAAGCAGTATAGGACTTGACACGGTGAATCTCAGCAAAATGCTGTTGAAATTTGACAACTTCGGGCAGGATATGATCCTGAACAAAAACCTGCAGGGAACCTTGTCTGGCCGTATCAAGAGCAATATTAAACTGCATCCGGACCTGACGCCAAGACTGGACGAAACCAAGGCCGTAATGGATATTGAAATCAGGAATGGTTCGCTCATAGACTTCGGACCGATGCAGGCGATGGCGTCTTATTTCAAGGACAAAAACCTGCGTATGATCCGCTTCGATACCTTACGTAATAAATTGAATTTCGAAAAGGCAATGCTGGAGATTCCGAATATGAGTATTAATTCATCTATCGGTTATATAGAAATCAGCGGTAAGCAGGCGCTTGACCTCACCATGGCCTACCAGCTGCGTGTGCCGATGAAAATGGTCACCTCTGTAGGTTTTCAGGCGTTATTTGGCAAGAAACAGGAAGAAGTGGACGCTGACCAGGTAGATGCCATTGAGAGCCTGGATAAGGGTAAAAAAGGCAGGTTTATGCATCTGAATATTTCAGGTACGCCGGATAAATATCATATATCGCTGGGTAAGAAGAAAAAATAA
- a CDS encoding SRPBCC domain-containing protein, whose protein sequence is MGNIPLVVETTATPLVVERVYDAPIESVWDAITNNEKLQKWYFRLPEFKAEKGFQFTFICTCDGVDNVHFCEVTEVIPGRKLAYTWNYEGVPGSSTVSWELHPEGSKTRLVLTHTGLETFAGVHPLSSFAEGWDHFINNALPKFLEA, encoded by the coding sequence ATGGGTAACATTCCATTGGTTGTTGAAACGACCGCGACTCCATTAGTTGTTGAACGTGTATACGATGCTCCGATAGAAAGCGTCTGGGATGCAATTACCAACAATGAAAAGCTGCAGAAATGGTATTTCCGGCTGCCGGAATTCAAGGCGGAGAAAGGCTTTCAGTTTACCTTTATCTGTACTTGTGATGGTGTAGACAATGTGCATTTCTGCGAAGTAACAGAGGTAATACCTGGCCGCAAGCTGGCCTATACCTGGAATTATGAAGGTGTTCCTGGTAGTAGCACCGTAAGTTGGGAATTGCATCCGGAAGGCAGCAAAACACGGCTGGTATTGACACATACAGGCCTGGAAACCTTTGCCGGCGTACATCCTCTGTCTTCCTTTGCAGAGGGATGGGATCATTTTATCAATAATGCATTGCCGAAATTTCTGGAAGCTTAA
- a CDS encoding outer membrane beta-barrel protein, producing MKKILLVYLLFCSCFAARAQFRLGIKAGSGAAYHSKYTPPSDNTTMAHRNYCQGAVYSFYAGITGDWQISEHFSVQPSLLYSTKGGKNGETIYSTGGSYYYSRNYSGEDRLNYLELPVTLLFKQKLGRGKVFAGAGIYDAMYLNGQKEGDFLIRESPVVKNPEQVAADWPPVFGGRQGPIYPGKQADARLGDTGANFTAGYELPFGVQLALNYSLGFSETYYGKNRVYSLSVSYLLHK from the coding sequence ATGAAAAAAATTTTACTTGTATACCTATTATTCTGCAGCTGTTTCGCTGCACGGGCACAGTTTCGTTTAGGGATTAAAGCCGGCAGTGGTGCTGCCTATCACTCCAAATACACTCCCCCTTCGGATAATACTACTATGGCTCACCGAAACTATTGTCAAGGTGCTGTTTATTCCTTCTATGCAGGCATTACGGGCGACTGGCAGATAAGTGAGCACTTCAGCGTACAGCCTTCGCTGTTATACAGTACCAAAGGAGGAAAAAACGGGGAAACGATCTACTCAACCGGAGGTTCTTACTACTACTCGCGCAATTATAGTGGAGAAGATCGTTTAAACTACCTGGAACTGCCGGTAACATTACTCTTCAAACAAAAACTTGGTAGGGGAAAAGTTTTTGCAGGTGCAGGCATATACGACGCCATGTACCTCAACGGTCAAAAAGAAGGAGATTTTTTAATCAGGGAGTCTCCTGTGGTAAAAAATCCAGAACAGGTTGCTGCCGATTGGCCGCCTGTTTTTGGAGGCAGACAGGGCCCCATATATCCCGGAAAGCAGGCAGATGCCAGGCTTGGGGACACCGGCGCCAACTTCACTGCAGGATATGAATTACCTTTCGGCGTGCAACTGGCATTGAATTACAGTCTCGGGTTCAGCGAAACCTATTATGGTAAAAACCGCGTGTATTCTCTAAGCGTTAGTTACCTGCTGCACAAATAA
- a CDS encoding RNA polymerase sigma factor: MAKPKNRFNLVSNSYLVQLLDLGKENAFTEIYDVCYKRLYKEAYYVTRDKELADDVVQNVFIAIWNRRESLPRPLNLKSYLVVCCRHEAYNQLQKARKIDEYKQVYDNTRPAIIEERLIENKEIYTQILKAMQKLPPKPRKIFEMAYLQHCTYQEIVEERGISLQTAKNEVCSSVKALRQILKGHYIQ; encoded by the coding sequence ATGGCAAAGCCAAAAAACCGTTTCAATTTAGTATCTAATTCCTACCTGGTACAACTCTTAGACCTGGGAAAGGAAAATGCCTTTACAGAAATTTATGACGTATGTTACAAACGCCTATACAAAGAAGCGTACTATGTAACACGTGACAAAGAACTGGCAGATGATGTAGTACAGAACGTTTTTATCGCTATCTGGAACAGAAGGGAATCACTTCCCCGTCCGCTGAACCTGAAAAGTTACCTGGTGGTTTGCTGCCGCCATGAAGCTTATAACCAGCTGCAGAAAGCCAGAAAAATAGATGAGTACAAACAGGTATACGATAATACCCGCCCTGCTATCATAGAGGAAAGGCTTATCGAAAACAAGGAAATCTATACCCAGATACTCAAAGCGATGCAGAAACTGCCTCCAAAACCTCGCAAGATTTTTGAAATGGCATACCTGCAACACTGTACCTACCAGGAAATTGTAGAAGAAAGAGGCATCTCCCTGCAGACAGCCAAAAATGAAGTCTGCAGCAGCGTGAAAGCCCTCCGCCAGATCCTGAAAGGCCATTATATCCAATAA
- a CDS encoding TlpA disulfide reductase family protein — protein sequence MRYLLPLLLVVLLVASCQEPPAPPFSSGKEGERILNITYQLKDSASYATVDTMPGKAAVLFFLTTECPYCRAEVRALTEHADSLKHIQFYLLTIGKPADVKAYSDEFKLDKYPNISIGIDTGRVMMKYFGIRGVPYIAVYNKQHVLKQVFNSITPFREIRKVAEE from the coding sequence ATGAGATACTTGTTGCCATTATTGCTGGTAGTGCTCCTGGTGGCGTCCTGCCAGGAACCACCTGCGCCGCCCTTCAGCTCCGGAAAGGAAGGAGAACGGATACTGAATATCACCTATCAGCTGAAAGACAGCGCCAGCTATGCCACCGTGGATACCATGCCAGGGAAAGCCGCTGTTTTGTTCTTCCTGACCACTGAATGCCCCTATTGCCGGGCAGAGGTGCGGGCACTGACCGAACATGCTGATTCATTGAAACATATTCAGTTTTACCTGCTGACCATCGGTAAACCGGCAGATGTCAAGGCCTACTCGGATGAGTTTAAACTGGATAAATATCCTAATATCTCCATCGGTATCGACACCGGAAGAGTGATGATGAAGTATTTCGGTATCCGGGGAGTGCCATATATCGCGGTGTACAATAAACAGCATGTGCTCAAACAGGTGTTTAACAGTATTACACCATTCAGGGAAATTCGTAAAGTAGCTGAAGAGTAA
- a CDS encoding glycoside hydrolase family 2 protein produces the protein MKKCRLLFTLLLFLQAVLACAQQSWHMQPTPIKTRWAADVSPENPWPEYPRPQLQRPAWQNLNGLWDYAITPNNAPRPKTWQGKILVPFPLESALSGVKKPLLPNQQLWYNRNFNVNESTKGKHILLHFGAVDWQATVYVNGKKAGAHTGGYQAFTLDITALLQTGDNNLTVAVYDPTDQGINPHGKQVLQPQGIRYTASSGIWQTVWLEAVPEVYITDIKITPADSALKIQVNTNTNATAAIAIMDKGKVVATATVPAGQEASITIPQVHHWSPEDPFLYDINIKLQNNDQPGDEVNSYAGMRTIAIKKDEKGQERIFLNGKYTYNLGVLDQGFWPDGGYTAPTDEALRFDIEAVKAMGFNTIRKHIKLEPARWYYHCDKLGILVWQDMVTAGDETPAAKKEFENENKENIALLYNYPSIICWVLFNEGWARYDQQRLTEWMKSTDPGRIINGHTGENYDRRASQDPNQRWISSDLTDIHDYPGPGIAPSLPGKARVLGEWGGVQVRVRNHQWNAADGWGYISVLPSQFASKYAFMVKHLKIYEEEGLSGSIYTEPFDVETEENGLITYDREIIKIPVQQIRAIHELLIPPTAALAADFKIRDMDTSNPDNRYTAMLQDFLSGKRDTGFLKELAPMAARQNDPANAKAIAAAYMGQLTAPYTRSQWNFIFTYTSNTDDKGFNLINTHRDAANRTLGGRQADIKLMNIIYSDKIAPFITGTDENPDWTKMAASIKPFGLPGAEIYLRAKTIYHMNNKEWKHFAGTADKYIQQFAATISAADLNKFAWSAFTGYTDSTTLLTAATWSKLSMRQGEVPAYMDTHANLLYKAGKKTAAIAMEEKALKMAPPEEKKNYEDTLGKMKNNQQTW, from the coding sequence ATGAAGAAATGCCGACTCCTCTTCACCCTGCTACTATTCCTGCAAGCAGTGTTAGCATGTGCCCAGCAATCATGGCATATGCAACCCACACCCATCAAAACACGCTGGGCGGCGGACGTCTCACCGGAGAACCCATGGCCCGAATACCCCCGCCCGCAGCTCCAAAGGCCCGCATGGCAGAACCTCAATGGCCTCTGGGACTACGCCATCACTCCCAACAATGCCCCCAGACCCAAAACCTGGCAAGGCAAAATCCTGGTACCATTCCCGCTGGAATCAGCCCTCTCAGGGGTGAAAAAGCCCCTCTTGCCCAACCAGCAACTGTGGTATAACCGCAACTTTAATGTTAATGAAAGTACCAAAGGAAAACATATTTTACTGCACTTCGGTGCGGTAGACTGGCAGGCAACTGTATACGTAAACGGTAAAAAAGCAGGTGCTCATACCGGCGGCTACCAGGCATTTACCCTCGATATCACCGCCCTCTTACAAACAGGCGACAATAACCTCACCGTTGCGGTATATGATCCTACCGATCAGGGCATCAATCCGCACGGTAAACAGGTGCTTCAGCCACAAGGCATCCGATATACCGCCAGCAGCGGTATCTGGCAGACGGTCTGGCTGGAAGCCGTTCCGGAAGTATATATCACCGACATAAAAATTACGCCGGCAGACAGCGCCCTGAAAATACAGGTCAATACCAATACCAACGCCACCGCAGCGATCGCCATTATGGATAAGGGCAAGGTGGTAGCCACGGCAACGGTGCCTGCAGGGCAGGAGGCATCCATCACCATCCCGCAGGTGCACCACTGGTCGCCGGAAGATCCCTTCCTCTATGATATCAATATCAAACTGCAAAATAATGACCAGCCCGGTGATGAAGTAAATTCGTATGCCGGTATGCGTACCATCGCTATTAAAAAAGATGAGAAAGGCCAGGAAAGAATTTTCCTCAACGGAAAATATACCTATAACCTCGGCGTACTGGACCAGGGCTTCTGGCCCGATGGTGGCTATACCGCGCCCACAGATGAAGCGCTGCGCTTCGATATTGAAGCAGTCAAAGCCATGGGATTTAATACCATCCGCAAACATATCAAACTGGAACCTGCCCGCTGGTACTACCACTGCGACAAACTAGGCATCCTGGTATGGCAGGATATGGTAACTGCCGGTGATGAAACACCCGCCGCAAAAAAAGAATTCGAAAACGAAAACAAGGAAAATATCGCCTTACTATATAACTATCCCAGCATCATCTGCTGGGTGCTCTTCAATGAAGGTTGGGCCAGGTACGACCAGCAGCGCCTCACGGAATGGATGAAAAGTACTGACCCTGGGCGTATCATCAATGGACATACCGGTGAAAACTACGATAGAAGGGCAAGTCAGGACCCCAACCAAAGATGGATTTCCAGTGACCTGACCGATATCCACGACTATCCCGGCCCCGGTATAGCACCTTCACTCCCCGGAAAGGCCCGCGTACTGGGCGAATGGGGCGGTGTACAGGTGCGCGTACGCAACCACCAGTGGAATGCTGCTGATGGATGGGGCTATATTTCCGTACTACCATCACAGTTTGCCTCCAAATATGCATTCATGGTAAAACACCTGAAAATATACGAGGAAGAAGGCCTCAGCGGCTCCATCTATACCGAACCTTTCGACGTGGAAACAGAGGAAAATGGACTCATCACCTACGACAGGGAGATTATAAAAATTCCGGTACAGCAGATAAGGGCAATCCATGAGCTGCTGATACCTCCAACGGCTGCACTGGCAGCTGATTTTAAGATCAGGGACATGGATACCTCCAACCCGGATAACCGCTATACTGCCATGTTGCAGGACTTCCTGTCCGGTAAACGGGATACCGGTTTTCTGAAGGAACTCGCCCCCATGGCAGCCCGACAGAACGATCCCGCCAATGCCAAAGCTATTGCCGCAGCTTATATGGGCCAACTAACGGCACCGTATACACGTAGTCAGTGGAATTTTATCTTTACCTATACCAGCAATACCGACGATAAAGGATTTAATTTAATCAATACCCACCGCGACGCGGCTAACCGGACGCTCGGCGGCCGGCAGGCAGACATAAAGCTGATGAATATTATTTACAGTGATAAGATCGCACCATTTATTACCGGAACGGATGAAAACCCCGACTGGACAAAGATGGCGGCCAGTATTAAACCATTTGGCCTGCCCGGAGCAGAAATCTATCTGCGTGCAAAAACTATTTATCACATGAATAATAAGGAATGGAAACATTTCGCCGGCACAGCCGATAAATACATTCAGCAATTTGCAGCTACTATCTCTGCGGCAGACCTTAACAAATTTGCATGGAGCGCTTTTACAGGTTATACCGATTCCACTACGTTGCTTACTGCTGCTACCTGGAGTAAGCTTTCCATGCGACAGGGAGAAGTGCCCGCGTATATGGATACCCACGCCAATCTGCTCTATAAGGCAGGCAAAAAAACTGCTGCGATAGCCATGGAAGAAAAAGCCCTGAAAATGGCACCGCCAGAAGAAAAGAAAAATTATGAGGATACACTCGGGAAAATGAAAAATAACCAGCAAACCTGGTAA